A window from Penicillium oxalicum strain HP7-1 chromosome VIII, whole genome shotgun sequence encodes these proteins:
- a CDS encoding NADP-specific glutamate dehydrogenase: protein MTAQNLPYEPEFEQAYKELASTLENSTLFQKKPEYRKALQVVSVPERVLQFRVVWEDDKGQVQINRGFRVQFNSALGPYKGGLRFHPSVNLSILKFLGFEQIFKNALTGLNMGGGKGGSDFDPKGKTDNEIRRFCVAFMTELCKHIGADTDVPAGDIGVTGREIGYMFGQYKKIRNQWEGVLTGKGGSWGGSLIRPEATGYGVVYYTEHMIKYASGGKDSFAGKRVAISGSGNVAQYAALKVIELGGSVVSLSDSQGALVLAGEEGSFTPEEINIIAEIKVQRKQISELASTEAFASKFKYIPGARPWTNIAGRIDVALPSATQNEVSGEEAKALIDAGCKFIAEGSNMGSTQDAIDVFEAHREANPGAAAIWYAPGKAANAGGVAVSGLEMAQNSSRVSWTSEEVDNRLKGIMEDCFKNGLSTAQEYVTPKDGVLPSLVAGSNIAGFTKVAEAMKDQGDWW, encoded by the exons ATGACCGCCCAGAACCTCCCCTACGAGCCCGAGTTCGAGCAGGCCTACAAGG AGCTCGCTTCCACCCTCGAGAACTCCActctcttccagaagaaGCCCGAGTACCGCAAGGCTCTCCAGGTCGTCTCCGTTCCTGAGCGTGTCCTCCAGTTCCGCGTGGTCTGGGAGGATGACAAGGGTCAG GTCCAAATCAACCGCGGTTTCCGTGTTCAGTTCAACTCCGCTCTCGGCCCCTACAAGGGTGGTCTGCGCTTCCACCCCTCCGTCAACTTGTCCATCCTGAAGTTCCTGGGCTTCGAGCAGATCTTCAAGAATGCCCTCACCGGGCTCAACATGGGTGGTGGTAAGGGTGGTTCCGACTTCGACCCCAAGGGCAAGACCGACAACGAGATCCGCCGCTTCTGTGTCGCTTTCATGACCGAGCTGTGCAAGCACATTGGTGCCGACACTGACGTTCCCGCCGGTGACATCGGTGTCACCGGTCGCGAGATCGGTTACATGTTCGGCCAGTACAAGAAGATCCGCAACCAGTGGGAGGGTGTCCTCACTGGTAAGGGTGGCAGCTGGGGTGGTTCGCTCATCCGTCCCGAGGCCACCGGTTACGGTGTGGTCTACTACACCGAGCACATGATCAAGTACGCCTCCGGTGGCAAGGACTCCTTTGCCGGTAAGCGCGTCGCCATCTCCGGTTCAGGCAACGTCGCCCAGTACGCCGCCCTCAAGGTCATCGAGCTGGGTGGTTCCGTCGTCTCTCTGTCCGACAGTCAGGGTGCTCTCGTCCTCGCTGGCGAGGAGGGTTCCTTCAcccccgaggagatcaacaTCATCGCCGAGATCAAGGTTCAGCGCAAGCAGATCTCCGAGTTGGCCTCCACCGAGGCCTTCGCCTCCAAGTTCAAGTACATTCCCGGTGCTCGTCCCTGGACCAACATTGCCGGCCGCATCGACGTGGCCCTTCCCTCCGCCACCCAGAACGAGGTTTCCGGtgaggaggccaaggcccTGATCGACGCTGGCTGCAAGTTCATCGCCGAGGGTTCCAACATGGGTTCCACCCAGGACGCTATCGATGTCTTCGAGGCTCACCGTGAGGCCAACCCCGGTGCCGCTGCCATCTGGTATGCTCCCGGTAAGGCCGCCAACGCCGGTGGTGTCGCTGTCTCCGGTCTCGAGATGGCCCAAAACTCTTCCCGCGTCAGCTGGACCTCCGAGGAGGTCGACAACCGCCTGAAGGGTATCATGGAGGACTGCTTCAAGAACGGTCTCAGCACTGCTCAGGAGTACGTCACCCCCAAGGATGGTGTTCTTCCCTCCTTGGTCGCTGGTTCCAACATTGCCGGCTTCACCAaggtcgccgaggccatgaAGGACCAGGGTGACTGGTGGTAA
- a CDS encoding Mediator of RNA polymerase II transcription subunit 5, producing the protein MRSDMSSVDQWKTFVKRCLARRVDVEEFQDLTQLMQRRVPLKENELLDLLFETRSTVNVTWDPLLPVYVEGLCKARQVKAASALKRLLAHSTIRKGPESKCKTSTFMTDIKVIQDVMLSISTGAIPRVIPEAAELYDATAEWILAVVEWYNQTASEQNGGANTSADALSLFESLGILLAALSGTNKGLEMLSSDHYKDLRTKLGRALTAYIPLCVEVSLPLRQRLDALQKEFNLFGDQTSKQLDQSSMQSINVTSLQFEASVMDGPVINTRAGLYVYLNSMLVGRPLVDDALLVNYLTNRYEGHQEVLVVELTTAAFDVLCNGVNRNESSRTMFLFRSFLVNKLPAFFAAMIAASMVPIPMEMCITQALSRLDPNSFPSFSQMFSMQGSSILSDARQEFLFACASHRLIQESSIERLLGENPMQTVPVGGPYQKDDLVSQINNSPGRAEQLIGEIESMEGNAGAIVGAITEVMLNLCNQKETMTLKNICNSISRRPQTLDVILLFRTTKQVLQPLCALLDSWHWDEDQGENQPVYDEFGGILLLVLVFKYRYNLTPADMGISSSDSFILKLLDRGSCSQRLNELNEKQNKDLGAWIGALFIAEGISEETMSACSPQDFYMLVATLFDQNLLEPFLLPSLVVALIWLGNHIWQSEIEPEIPLKALYSLVKPSSISGEAQAIHKTVLNITARPLEEQLKDVRTRHQARQNIDKISNIKPILDALDPYLSFRRVGGCSRSELDTWAAPATGGLLGSIRGTLQSLTMWSASSDINLQPQPYTHRQLLAGINLLGTTRILNTLVEELKHQAQAGSGDFALDIVATMVCAPIPESFAVEQNVVHSVDPAKEAMPRCAILTLRDALSILHQNVPKTSEKDPLTAEIIVRLWRRVSLLSAPPSRVSNIDVSNIIQNMELGVDGQNRMDLDMTGGTVDNNGGGEHDPGNIDRMLDNAAAAAAAGMNGNVGQDLGLGTGSGGMDAIDDVLNAADMAVGNPEFLDLDMEGMF; encoded by the exons ATGCGGTCGGATATGTCATCAGTTGATCAATGGAAAACCTTCGTCAAGCGGTGTCTGGCACGCCGTGTGGATGTCGAGGAATTCCAGGACCTAACCCAATTGATGCAACGACGGGTCCCATTGAAAGAAAACGAGCTGCTAGATCTCTTGTTCGAGACCCGTTCCACCGTCAACGTCACTTGGGACCCCCTTTTGCCCGTTTATGTGGAAGGATTGTGTAAAGCCAGGCAGGTGAAGGCGGCCTCGGCATTGAAACGATTGCTGGCGCATTCAACCATCCGCAAAGGCCCAGAGTCAAAATGCAAAACATCGACTTTTATGACAGACATCAAGGTTATCCAAGATGTGATGCTCTCTATATCCACCGGTGCAATCCCCCGGGTGATCCCCGAGGCGGCTGAGCTATACGATGCCACGGCTGAATGGATTCTGGCCGTGGTCGAATGGTATAACCAAACTGCCTCGGAGCAAAATGGCGGAGCGAACACCTCTGCAGATGCTTTGTCTTTGTTCGAGTCACTGGGTATCTTGCTTGCGGCTTTGTCTGGAACCAACAAGGGATTGGAGATGCTTTCAAGTGACCATTACAAGG ATCTTAGGACCAAACTGGGTCGGGCCTTGACCGCATATATACCTCTCTGCGTCGAGGTGTCCTTGCCTTTGCGGCAAAGGTTAGATGCGCTCCAGAAGGAGTTTAATCTGTTCGGTGACCAGACTTCCAAGCAATTGGACCAGTCGAGCATGCAAAGCATCAACGTCACCTCCCTTCAGTTTGAGGCTTCGGTTATGGATGGACCGGTCATCAACACGAGAGCTGGTCTCTATGTGTACCTCAATTCCATG CTCGTGGGTCGTCCTTTGGTTGACGATGCTTTATTGGTCAATTACCTGACCAATCGATATGAG GGTCACCAAGAGGTCCTGGTGGTGGAGCTCACAACAGCCGCCTTCGATGTGCTCTGCAATGGAGTTAATCGTAATGAGTCGAGTCGAACAATGTTTTTGTTCCGATCATTTCTCGTCAACAAGCTCCCGGCCTTTTTTGCCGCAATGATCGCGGCCTCAATGGTGCCGATTCCAATGGAAATGTGCATCACGCAAGCACTCAGCCGTCTCGACCCGaactctttcccttctttctctcaaatGTTCTCCATGCAAGGGAGCAGCATACTCTCCGATGCTCGTCAGGAGTTTCTGTTTGCCTGCGCATCACATCGACTGATCCAGGAGTCGAGTATTGAGAGACTGCTGGGAGAAAATCCAATGCAGACCGTGCCCGTGGGCGGTCCCTATCAGAAAGACGATCTCGTTTCACAAATCAACAACAGTCCAGGGCGTGCTGAGCAACTGATCGGGGAAATTGAGTCAATGGAGGGCAATGCAGGGGCCATTGTCGGCGCTATCACCGAG GTTATGCTTAATCTTTGCAACCAAAAGGAAACAATGACGTTGAAAAACATTTGCAATTCCATATCCCGACGCCCGCAGACCTTGGACGTCATTCTCTTATTTCGGACGACGAAGCAAGTCTTGCAGCCTCTTTGCGCATTGTTGGATTCTTGGCACTGGGATGAAGATCAAGGCGAGAATCAACCTGTCTATGATGAGTTTGGTGGTATTCTTCTCCTCGTTCTTGTTTTCAAATATCGATACAACCTCACGCCTGCGGACATGGGTATTTCAAGCAGTGACTCGTTCATTTTGAAGCTCTTGGACCGTGGCTCTTGCAGCCAGAGACTGAATGAATTGAATGAGAAGCAAAACAAAGATCTCGGTGCTTGGATCGGGGCATTATTTATTGCAGAGGGCATCAGCGAAGAAACAATGTCTGCGTGCAGTCCTCAGGACTTTTATATGCTCGTCGCAACGTTGTTTGACCAAA ATCTTCTCGAACCTTTCCTGCTCCCTTCTTTAGTCGTCGCTCTCATCTGGCTTGGGAATCATATCTGGCAATCCGAGATCGAGCCGGAGATTCCATTGAAAGCACTTTATTCTTTGGTCAAACCCAGCTCTATCTCTGGAGAGGCACAAGCCATTCACAAGACTGTTTTGAATATCACCGCCCGTCCCTTGGAGGAGCAACTGAAAGACGTCCGCACAAGACATCAAGCACGGCAAAACATCGATAAGATCTCGAACATTAAACCAATCCTTGATGCGCTTGATCCGTATCTCTCGTTCCGACGCGTCGGTGGTTGCTCTCGCTCCGAGCTTGATACGTGGGCTGCTCCAGCAACGGGGGGACTGTTGGGAAGTATTCGTGGGACCTTACAATCTCTGACCATGTGGAGTGCAAGCTCGGACATCAATCTCCAACCACAACCCTATACCCATCGTCAACTATTGGCGGGGATCAACTTACTGGGTACCACGCGCATTCTCAATACTCTGGTCGAGGAACTGAAACATCAAGCTCAAGCCGGTAGCGGCGACTTTGCGCTGGACATTGTGGCAACTATGGTCTGTGCTCCCATACCTGAATCTTTTGCCGTCGAGCAGAACGTGGTCCATTCCGTCGATCCCGCCAAAGAAGCCATGCCGCGCTGCGCCATTTTGACACTTCGCGACGCGTTGTCGATTCTCCATCAAAACGTGCCAAAGACATCCGAAAAGGATCCCTTGACTGCGGAGATCATTGTCCGTCTCTGGCGTCGCGTCAGTCTTCTCAGTGCGCCTCCTTCCCGTGTGTCGAATATCGATGTGAGCAACATTATCCAGAACATGGAGCTTGGAGTCGACGGGCAAAATCGGATGGATCTTGATATGACAGGCGGGACCGTGGATAAtaatggtggtggtgagcaTGATCCAGGCAACATTGACCGGATGTTAGACAATGCCGCCGCGGCAGCTGCAGCGGGTATGAATGGCAACGTCGGTCAAGATTTGGGACTTGGAACTGGCAGTGGTGGGATGGATGCAATTGATGATGTTCTCAACGCTGCAGACATGGCAGTGGGGAATCCCGAATTTCTGGATTTGGATATGGAGGGTATGTTCTAG